Proteins co-encoded in one Armatimonadota bacterium genomic window:
- the leuC gene encoding 3-isopropylmalate dehydratase large subunit, which yields MGQTITQKILAAHADKDQVEPGELVTIKLDFMLGNDITAPIAIREFKQIGVDCVFDKERIALVPDHYTPAKDMKAAQQVKEMREFAHEYGITNFFEVGRVGVEHTLLPDEGLVVPGDAVIGADSHTCTYGALGLFSTGVGSTDLAAAMALGETWVRVPETIKFVYYGKLNKWVGGKDLILYTIGKIGVDGALYCSMEFTGETISFLPMADRFTMCNMAIEAGGKNGIMHVDDTTLEYVKPRAKRPWKVYASDSDALYKEIIEIDVSEIEPQVAFPHLPENTRPVSQASDIRIDQAVIGSCTNGRIEDLRIAASVLKGRRVHPDVRLIIIPATQEIWQQAMREGLFDIFIEAGAAVSTPTCGPCLGGHMGCLAEGERAIATTNRNFVGRMGHVKSEVYLSNPAIAAASAVLGRIGSPEELN from the coding sequence TTCGTGAATTCAAGCAGATTGGCGTTGATTGCGTGTTCGACAAAGAGCGTATCGCCCTTGTTCCAGACCATTACACGCCAGCAAAGGATATGAAAGCCGCTCAGCAAGTTAAAGAAATGCGAGAATTCGCCCATGAATATGGCATTACAAACTTTTTTGAAGTTGGTCGCGTTGGCGTCGAACATACACTTCTTCCCGATGAAGGACTTGTAGTACCCGGTGATGCCGTTATCGGGGCTGATTCCCATACATGTACATATGGTGCGCTGGGGCTCTTTTCAACCGGCGTGGGAAGCACAGACCTAGCAGCAGCGATGGCACTAGGTGAAACTTGGGTCCGGGTGCCGGAGACCATCAAGTTCGTTTATTATGGTAAATTAAACAAGTGGGTTGGCGGAAAAGACTTGATACTCTACACAATTGGTAAGATTGGTGTGGACGGGGCGCTCTACTGCTCGATGGAATTCACAGGGGAAACCATTTCTTTTCTGCCAATGGCTGACCGTTTCACGATGTGCAACATGGCAATCGAAGCTGGCGGCAAAAACGGCATAATGCATGTTGACGATACTACACTTGAATATGTAAAGCCGCGTGCAAAACGTCCTTGGAAGGTCTATGCAAGCGATTCTGACGCCTTGTATAAAGAAATAATCGAGATTGACGTCTCTGAAATTGAGCCTCAGGTTGCATTTCCACATCTTCCGGAAAACACAAGGCCCGTAAGTCAAGCAAGCGACATACGGATTGACCAAGCAGTAATTGGCTCTTGTACAAATGGTCGCATCGAAGACCTGCGAATCGCTGCAAGCGTCTTAAAAGGACGCAGGGTCCATCCTGATGTGCGGCTAATCATTATTCCTGCAACTCAGGAAATTTGGCAACAGGCAATGCGTGAAGGGCTTTTTGATATATTTATTGAGGCTGGTGCAGCCGTAAGCACGCCGACGTGTGGCCCCTGTCTTGGAGGGCACATGGGATGCCTTGCAGAGGGTGAGCGGGCAATTGCTACAACCAACCGCAATTTCGTAGGCAGGATGGGCCACGTCAAGTCGGAAGTTTATCTGTCAAATCCTGCAATTGCGGCGGCCTCTGCTGTTTTGGGCAGGATAGGAAGTCCAGAAGAACTCAATTGA
- the leuD gene encoding 3-isopropylmalate dehydratase small subunit: MIFRGKVHKYGSNVDTDVIIPARYLVTSDPAELAAHCMEDIDPDFVKRVQPGDIIVAEENFGCGSSREHAPIAIKASGISCVIAKTFARIFYRNSFNIGLPILECPEAVDGISAGDEVEVETSTGKIVNLTTCKAFQARPFPEFIQQLILAGGLIPYARERVKALKKCR; this comes from the coding sequence ATGATTTTCAGAGGCAAAGTCCATAAATATGGTAGCAACGTAGATACGGATGTCATTATCCCTGCGCGCTACCTCGTCACGTCTGACCCTGCAGAGTTAGCAGCGCACTGCATGGAGGATATAGACCCCGATTTCGTGAAGAGAGTGCAGCCAGGCGATATCATTGTCGCTGAAGAAAATTTTGGTTGTGGTTCGTCTCGAGAACATGCGCCAATAGCAATCAAAGCTTCGGGAATATCCTGTGTAATCGCAAAAACATTCGCTAGAATCTTTTATCGGAACTCATTTAACATTGGGCTACCAATACTCGAATGCCCAGAAGCGGTTGATGGTATTTCTGCTGGCGACGAAGTAGAAGTTGAAACATCAACAGGTAAAATTGTCAACTTGACGACTTGCAAAGCATTTCAGGCAAGGCCTTTCCCCGAATTTATCCAACAGCTAATTTTGGCAGGCGGCCTGATTCCCTATGCGCGTGAAAGGGTCAAAGCTCTAAAAAAGTGCCGCTGA
- the cimA gene encoding citramalate synthase, with amino-acid sequence MPKVLIYDTTLRDGSQGEGISLTVEDMIKIALRLDEAGFHYIEGGWPGSNPKHEEFFERMKSVPLSQAKLAAFGSTRRANVRPEEDANLISLIKSETPVVTIFGKSWDLHVTDALKVGLDQNIEMILDSVQFLKNHGKEVIFDAEHFFDGFKANPSYAIDTIKAAEAANADAVVLCDTNGGSLPDEIIAGVRAACSAVNIPVGIHTHNDSEMAVANTIVAVQNGSVQVQGTVNGFGERCGNANLCSIIPILQLKLGIECIPESSLAELTSLSNYVYEIANVVPNDRQPFVGRSAFAHKAGVHVDAIMKNVRTYEHIDPERVGNVRRVLISELSGASNIVHKAQRYGVDLTKKSPETREVLKKIVELENEGYSFEGAEASFELLLQKTLGSYKKLFDLKSFRVIVEQRGTDPEPITEATLRVAVNGEELLTVAEGDGPVHALDNALRKALEKFYPEELKHIKLTDFKVRVLDAKRATAAGVRAIVESTDGTSSWSTVGVSTNIIEASWHALVDSVEYGLLKLMQKKSN; translated from the coding sequence ATGCCAAAAGTCTTAATCTACGATACAACTTTGCGAGATGGTTCCCAGGGCGAAGGAATATCCCTCACTGTGGAGGATATGATTAAAATCGCCCTGCGGCTTGATGAGGCTGGTTTCCACTACATCGAAGGAGGCTGGCCAGGATCAAATCCCAAGCATGAAGAGTTTTTTGAGCGCATGAAATCTGTGCCATTGTCTCAGGCGAAGCTAGCTGCTTTCGGAAGTACCAGACGTGCGAATGTTCGACCTGAGGAGGATGCAAATCTTATTAGCCTCATTAAGAGCGAGACCCCTGTTGTAACAATTTTTGGCAAATCATGGGATCTTCATGTCACCGACGCACTAAAGGTTGGCTTGGACCAAAACATCGAGATGATCCTAGATTCCGTGCAATTTCTAAAAAATCACGGAAAAGAAGTCATCTTTGATGCTGAGCATTTCTTCGATGGATTTAAGGCTAACCCAAGCTATGCTATAGACACGATAAAGGCTGCTGAAGCTGCCAATGCAGATGCCGTAGTGCTCTGTGATACAAATGGCGGTTCGTTGCCCGACGAGATAATAGCCGGTGTTCGAGCTGCTTGCAGTGCTGTGAATATACCAGTTGGTATTCATACCCACAACGATTCAGAAATGGCGGTTGCCAATACAATTGTTGCAGTGCAGAATGGCTCCGTGCAAGTACAAGGCACTGTCAACGGTTTTGGCGAACGATGTGGCAATGCCAACCTTTGCTCAATTATCCCAATACTACAGCTTAAACTAGGAATAGAGTGTATCCCAGAATCGTCATTGGCCGAGCTAACGAGTCTTTCTAACTACGTTTATGAGATTGCAAACGTTGTACCAAACGACCGTCAGCCTTTCGTTGGCCGAAGTGCATTTGCTCACAAAGCCGGTGTTCACGTAGATGCAATAATGAAGAATGTTCGCACGTATGAACATATTGACCCAGAGAGAGTGGGTAATGTGCGAAGGGTGCTCATATCGGAGCTGTCTGGCGCGAGCAATATCGTCCATAAAGCTCAAAGATATGGGGTTGATCTCACGAAGAAATCGCCTGAGACGCGCGAAGTGTTGAAAAAAATTGTTGAGCTGGAGAATGAGGGCTACTCATTTGAAGGTGCAGAAGCATCTTTTGAGTTGCTCCTTCAAAAGACGCTGGGTTCATATAAAAAGCTATTTGATTTAAAGAGTTTCCGTGTAATTGTTGAACAGCGGGGGACAGATCCAGAACCCATAACCGAGGCTACTCTAAGGGTAGCTGTTAATGGCGAGGAATTGCTTACAGTTGCAGAAGGCGATGGTCCGGTTCACGCATTGGACAATGCCCTTCGCAAAGCCCTTGAAAAGTTCTATCCCGAAGAGCTAAAACATATCAAGCTTACAGACTTTAAGGTCCGTGTGCTCGATGCAAAGCGGGCAACGGCGGCAGGAGTTCGTGCCATTGTTGAATCAACCGACGGCACGTCATCATGGAGCACTGTAGGTGTCTCTACAAATATAATAGAAGCAAGCTGGCATGCGTTGGTTGATAGCGTCGAATATGGTTTGCTGAAACTTATGCAAAAAAAATCCAATTAA
- the ispH gene encoding 4-hydroxy-3-methylbut-2-enyl diphosphate reductase, which yields MKVKLANPAGFCYGVRRAIDVALEAAEKHGTPMYTLGPLIHNPQVILKLEERGIHEVRDIADAPQGSFIIMPSHGVPREVVRQAENRGLQVIDVTCPFVRKVHEIAENLVADGYQVIVLGDPGHTEVRGIMSVAGGNGLAVSNVKDIDPSKLCKRVGIISQTTQTTERFEQLVEEVARWVKDIRAHNTICHATTRLQKAALDLAAEVDVMLVIGGHNSANTRRLAEICADTGVPTHHIEVASELEDSWFTGVQTVGVTAGASTPDWIIEEVVKKLESWD from the coding sequence ATGAAGGTTAAGCTAGCTAATCCAGCAGGTTTTTGCTATGGCGTTCGGCGGGCTATTGACGTGGCGCTTGAGGCTGCTGAAAAGCATGGCACGCCTATGTATACCCTTGGCCCGCTGATTCACAACCCCCAAGTAATATTGAAGTTGGAAGAGCGAGGAATCCATGAAGTGCGCGACATTGCAGATGCCCCGCAAGGAAGTTTTATAATCATGCCATCACATGGCGTTCCTCGTGAAGTAGTGCGTCAGGCCGAGAATCGCGGTCTTCAAGTGATAGATGTTACATGCCCATTTGTTCGGAAAGTCCATGAAATTGCAGAAAACCTAGTTGCAGATGGCTACCAGGTAATAGTTCTGGGAGACCCGGGACATACAGAGGTTCGAGGAATAATGAGCGTGGCTGGGGGAAATGGCTTGGCAGTTTCCAATGTAAAAGATATAGATCCATCAAAGCTATGCAAGCGAGTTGGCATCATTTCGCAGACCACGCAGACAACTGAGCGTTTCGAGCAGCTTGTAGAAGAGGTTGCGCGGTGGGTAAAGGATATTCGGGCTCACAATACAATTTGTCATGCGACCACAAGACTCCAAAAGGCGGCGCTGGACCTTGCAGCGGAGGTGGATGTAATGCTGGTCATCGGCGGCCACAATAGCGCAAATACACGCCGGCTTGCAGAAATATGCGCAGATACAGGCGTCCCAACACACCATATTGAAGTTGCTAGCGAGCTGGAGGATTCTTGGTTTACAGGTGTTCAGACTGTAGGTGTTACTGCTGGTGCATCGACACCAGATTGGATAATCGAAGAAGTAGTTAAAAAGTTGGAAAGTTGGGATTGA
- a CDS encoding DUF512 domain-containing protein yields the protein MKKLNSKIAKVAQGSPAEIAGIRPGDILVSLNAHKICDVLDYRFFGADEEVEVEVLRNGSRIVSTIRKELGEDLGIEFVEELFDGVRICRNNCIFCFLKQMPPGLRKSLYLRDDDFRLSFVHGNYITLTNLNDDDVERIVSQKMSPLYVSVHSTDPKIRECMLGNKKAGQIMKELKRLADAGITLHAQIVLCPGINDGESLERTVYDLGTLYPSVASVAIVPVGLTRYREGLVPIEPVDSVLATEVLDACISWQQRFRRSLGTRFVFPADEFYLLAGRPFPSRRTYEGFPQLEDGVGLSRLFLDDLRKVERRANNTVLRAGKYVLVTGVLAANMVRELAEILNQIPGIRCRICIVKNVFFGETVTVAGLLTGSDIAFSLADVAPDEIVLIPSVALKDGLFLDDMSLNELSHTVGARTEAVEPTPMGAFKRLCEDT from the coding sequence ATGAAAAAGCTAAATTCAAAAATCGCAAAAGTAGCACAAGGCAGTCCAGCAGAAATAGCTGGAATTAGGCCAGGCGATATTCTTGTTTCTCTGAACGCTCATAAGATATGCGATGTACTTGATTACAGGTTTTTTGGAGCTGACGAAGAAGTAGAGGTGGAGGTTCTGAGAAATGGAAGCCGGATTGTGAGTACTATTCGCAAAGAACTTGGTGAAGACCTAGGCATTGAGTTTGTCGAAGAGCTGTTCGACGGGGTCCGCATTTGTCGTAATAATTGTATCTTTTGCTTCCTTAAGCAAATGCCGCCAGGTCTTAGGAAATCGCTTTATTTGCGAGATGATGACTTTCGATTATCTTTCGTCCACGGGAATTATATTACACTTACTAATCTGAACGATGACGATGTTGAGCGCATAGTCTCCCAGAAAATGAGCCCACTATATGTTTCTGTTCACTCAACTGACCCAAAAATTCGCGAATGTATGCTTGGTAATAAAAAGGCAGGGCAGATTATGAAGGAGCTCAAACGTCTTGCCGACGCCGGGATAACATTGCATGCTCAGATTGTACTTTGCCCCGGAATTAATGATGGGGAAAGTCTTGAACGAACGGTTTATGATCTTGGTACGCTCTATCCTTCGGTTGCTTCAGTTGCAATAGTTCCAGTTGGTCTTACTCGGTATCGAGAAGGACTAGTGCCGATTGAACCAGTTGATTCAGTTTTGGCAACAGAAGTATTGGATGCATGTATATCGTGGCAGCAGCGGTTCCGGCGTAGTTTGGGCACGCGTTTTGTTTTTCCTGCAGATGAATTTTATCTCCTGGCTGGCCGCCCATTCCCATCACGACGTACTTATGAGGGCTTTCCTCAACTTGAGGATGGAGTGGGACTCTCACGACTCTTCTTGGACGACCTTAGGAAAGTGGAACGGAGAGCAAATAACACTGTACTGCGCGCAGGGAAGTACGTCTTAGTGACAGGTGTGCTGGCGGCAAATATGGTTCGGGAATTGGCGGAAATTTTGAATCAAATCCCTGGCATTCGGTGTAGAATCTGTATAGTAAAGAATGTGTTTTTTGGAGAAACTGTAACGGTTGCCGGCTTACTGACAGGAAGTGATATTGCATTCTCGTTGGCGGATGTTGCTCCTGATGAAATTGTATTAATACCGTCTGTGGCTCTCAAAGACGGCCTGTTTCTTGACGATATGAGCTTGAATGAACTAAGTCATACGGTCGGTGCAAGAACTGAAGCAGTCGAACCAACCCCGATGGGCGCTTTTAAGCGGTTGTGTGAGGATACCTGA
- the der gene encoding ribosome biogenesis GTPase Der yields MSNPMVAVVGRPNVGKSTLFNRLVGKRIAIVEDVPGVTRDRLYAEAEWLGRNFMLIDTGGLILNEKDPLTVQVRAQAEIAISEADVIVFLVDVTEGVTPADMEVADVLRRTRKPVLVAVNKVDNERLERESIEFFSLGLGDIYPISSLHGRGVAELLDKIIENLPVPTAEEVYSEEVIKIAIIGRPNVGKSSLLNAIIKEERAIVSDIPGTTRDAIDTYFEHGDQRFVLIDTAGIRRAGKIQRSIEYYSVLRAVRALERADVALVVMDASEGVVDGDKRVAGYSHDAGKAAVIVVNKWDLAKKQGKTINGFTELVRREMPFMNYAPIVFTSAIEGTGISELLGCAAIASQNHALRLPTGELNRLIGDIVDARPYSEKGREFRVYYATMPSVRPPTIVLFTNDPDLLHFSYQRYIENQLRKHYTYEGTPIRIFARKAEHSRSH; encoded by the coding sequence TTGTCAAATCCAATGGTTGCTGTCGTCGGTCGGCCAAATGTGGGCAAATCTACGCTTTTCAATAGGCTGGTCGGCAAGAGAATCGCAATTGTAGAAGATGTTCCTGGTGTTACGCGAGATAGGCTTTATGCTGAGGCTGAGTGGCTTGGGCGTAACTTTATGTTGATTGATACCGGCGGTCTAATTTTGAATGAGAAAGACCCACTAACTGTTCAAGTGAGAGCGCAGGCTGAGATTGCTATATCCGAAGCCGATGTAATAGTTTTCTTAGTAGATGTTACTGAGGGAGTCACGCCTGCAGATATGGAGGTCGCGGACGTTTTGCGTCGCACGCGCAAGCCTGTATTGGTAGCAGTAAACAAGGTTGATAACGAGCGCCTGGAACGGGAATCCATTGAGTTTTTCTCTTTAGGTTTAGGCGATATATATCCTATTTCCTCGCTCCACGGCCGTGGGGTGGCTGAGTTGCTGGATAAAATCATTGAAAATTTGCCAGTTCCTACCGCCGAAGAAGTTTATTCCGAAGAAGTTATAAAGATAGCAATTATTGGCCGTCCAAATGTTGGGAAGTCGTCTCTTCTAAATGCAATTATAAAAGAAGAGAGAGCTATTGTAAGCGATATTCCAGGCACAACACGCGACGCAATCGATACGTATTTTGAACACGGTGACCAAAGGTTCGTACTAATTGACACGGCCGGTATTAGGCGTGCAGGAAAAATCCAGCGTTCTATTGAATACTATTCGGTACTTCGAGCTGTTCGTGCCCTTGAACGGGCAGATGTCGCACTTGTAGTGATGGACGCATCGGAGGGAGTAGTGGACGGCGACAAGCGTGTGGCTGGTTATTCCCATGACGCTGGAAAGGCCGCTGTTATTGTAGTCAACAAATGGGATTTGGCTAAGAAGCAGGGGAAGACAATTAATGGATTTACAGAGCTAGTTCGTCGTGAGATGCCTTTTATGAACTATGCGCCCATTGTATTTACATCTGCGATAGAAGGCACGGGAATTTCCGAATTGCTTGGTTGCGCCGCCATCGCATCCCAAAATCATGCGTTGAGGCTTCCAACTGGCGAGCTCAATCGGTTGATTGGCGATATTGTAGATGCAAGGCCGTATTCCGAAAAAGGAAGGGAATTTCGGGTGTATTATGCTACAATGCCATCGGTGCGGCCGCCGACAATTGTGCTCTTTACAAACGACCCAGACCTGCTTCATTTTTCATACCAGCGATACATCGAAAACCAACTTAGGAAGCATTATACATATGAGGGCACACCAATAAGGATTTTTGCAAGGAAAGCTGAACATAGCAGGTCTCATTAG
- the plsY gene encoding glycerol-3-phosphate 1-O-acyltransferase PlsY has product MGEAIILIASYLLGAVPFGLIIAKAWRGIDVRKVGSGNIGATNVYRTLGLAPGITVFIADVLKGFIPTLMAIRLFDQPWVAVAAGLSAIIGHSLSVFLKFKGGKGVATSLGVAIGLAPLIALMAFGIWMAIVLATRYVSVASIVAVLSVPPLMWAFGKPLEYKLFALLVAVFVIVKHRSNILRLIQGKELRFVKHNEKTEEQNG; this is encoded by the coding sequence ATGGGTGAAGCGATAATTTTAATTGCAAGTTACTTATTGGGTGCAGTGCCTTTTGGCTTAATAATTGCAAAAGCATGGCGTGGCATTGACGTTCGCAAGGTGGGCAGTGGGAACATTGGTGCAACTAATGTCTACCGAACACTTGGTTTGGCACCAGGAATCACCGTTTTTATTGCCGATGTACTTAAAGGTTTCATTCCAACTTTAATGGCAATCAGGTTATTCGATCAACCCTGGGTAGCTGTGGCAGCAGGACTTTCAGCAATTATCGGCCATAGCTTGTCGGTGTTTCTTAAGTTCAAGGGTGGCAAGGGAGTTGCAACTAGCCTTGGAGTTGCCATTGGGCTTGCACCGTTGATTGCGTTAATGGCATTTGGAATTTGGATGGCAATTGTACTAGCGACAAGGTATGTTTCCGTTGCTTCAATTGTTGCAGTTTTGAGCGTTCCGCCGCTAATGTGGGCGTTTGGAAAACCTTTGGAGTATAAATTATTTGCACTTCTTGTTGCCGTATTTGTAATAGTGAAACATCGGTCAAACATTCTAAGGCTTATTCAAGGTAAGGAACTACGATTTGTGAAGCACAATGAGAAAACGGAGGAGCAAAATGGTTAA
- the amrA gene encoding AmmeMemoRadiSam system protein A, producing the protein MRKRRSKMVKGVEGDPLVALAREAIEEYVRFGRVKAVPNPLPPEMEPRAGVFVSLKKFGQLRGCIGTIEPIRANLAEEIIENAISASTRDPRFEPVAEDELDDLSISVDVLSHPEPISSMAELDPKKYGVIVESGWKRGLLLPDLDGVDTVEDQVGIAMRKAGIIDGEPIQLYRFEVKRHGGG; encoded by the coding sequence ATGAGAAAACGGAGGAGCAAAATGGTTAAAGGAGTTGAAGGAGACCCATTGGTAGCGCTGGCCAGAGAAGCCATAGAGGAATACGTTCGCTTTGGGAGAGTAAAAGCCGTGCCCAATCCACTTCCGCCTGAAATGGAACCTCGCGCTGGGGTGTTTGTCAGCTTGAAAAAGTTTGGACAATTGCGTGGATGCATAGGGACAATCGAACCTATACGTGCAAACCTAGCAGAAGAAATCATTGAAAATGCAATAAGTGCTTCTACTAGAGACCCTCGGTTCGAACCCGTAGCTGAAGATGAGCTTGACGATCTTTCAATTTCAGTGGATGTGCTGAGCCATCCGGAACCGATTTCTAGCATGGCTGAGCTTGACCCCAAAAAGTACGGAGTCATTGTTGAAAGTGGGTGGAAGCGTGGCTTGTTGCTTCCCGACCTCGACGGGGTTGATACAGTTGAGGACCAAGTTGGTATAGCCATGCGTAAGGCTGGGATTATAGATGGCGAGCCCATCCAACTATACCGTTTTGAAGTTAAGCGACATGGTGGTGGATAG
- a CDS encoding Maf family protein: MVVDRDQQPRIILASASPRRRDLLSLIVSRFEVIPSDFDESVLPLWPPENHVVQSALSKANNVAVRISDGIVIGADTIVVVGNEVLGKPTDAEDARRMLKLLSGRSHYVYTGVCVVQRAKNHTCQTFIDYVRTEVSFCALDDEFIDAYIATGEPLDKAGAYGIQERGSLLVEGIIGDYFNVVGLPVFRLSRMLYKVGVPFFG, translated from the coding sequence ATGGTGGTGGATAGGGACCAACAGCCTAGAATTATCCTTGCGTCGGCTTCTCCTCGAAGGCGGGATCTTCTATCCCTAATTGTATCCAGATTTGAAGTCATTCCGAGCGACTTTGATGAATCTGTTCTTCCTCTATGGCCGCCTGAGAATCATGTTGTGCAATCAGCTCTATCTAAGGCTAATAATGTAGCAGTAAGAATCTCGGATGGAATTGTTATCGGTGCCGACACAATTGTAGTGGTAGGGAACGAAGTTCTTGGGAAGCCGACCGATGCGGAAGATGCACGTCGGATGCTTAAACTTCTTTCCGGGCGCTCGCATTATGTCTATACTGGCGTCTGCGTAGTCCAAAGAGCTAAAAACCATACTTGCCAAACATTTATTGACTATGTGCGGACCGAAGTCAGTTTTTGCGCACTAGACGACGAATTCATAGATGCCTACATTGCGACAGGCGAACCGCTCGACAAAGCCGGTGCATACGGCATTCAAGAGCGAGGTAGCTTGTTGGTTGAGGGCATAATAGGTGATTACTTCAATGTCGTTGGCCTACCAGTGTTTCGACTCAGCCGGATGCTCTATAAGGTTGGAGTTCCCTTCTTTGGTTAA
- a CDS encoding methyltransferase domain-containing protein — MDLEIVNFLLSPDGEELLNKAKTLDGDFLLRLEKLRKEYPSKFASAALELLDLRERARRKFVLADQMFFTREALEQSSGETISKYRAERFYQNGSVFDLGCGIGGDTLGLATQCFVTAVEKDPVRLAMAKRNVEVYGFAERVDFVNADVTQIPLKATAAFIDPSRRGRGQRARSLADIEPSASFLHHLADVVSDVAIKLSPVFKDGELESFDGEIEFISENGECKEAVVWLGGLKTASRRATILPSRATLIDEPVEHVPVSAPAAYIYEPDPCVIRAHLVEQLAHRIGAEKIDEQIAYLTSDERVSTPFADVYHVIDHMPFSLKNIKTRLRELDVGKVIVKKRGVPFEPLEIERRLKLPGSREVLLILTRVAGKPWALICTPVTEGAESKAPAARQGVAVD; from the coding sequence ATGGACCTTGAAATTGTCAATTTTCTCCTAAGTCCTGATGGCGAGGAGTTGCTAAATAAGGCTAAAACCCTTGATGGGGATTTCCTCTTGCGCCTTGAAAAACTGCGAAAAGAATATCCAAGCAAGTTTGCCAGCGCTGCACTTGAATTACTTGATTTAAGGGAAAGAGCGCGGAGAAAGTTTGTTCTTGCAGATCAAATGTTTTTCACTCGGGAAGCTCTTGAGCAATCATCGGGCGAGACTATTTCCAAATACCGCGCTGAACGTTTTTATCAGAATGGCAGCGTCTTCGACCTCGGATGTGGAATTGGGGGCGATACTCTTGGATTGGCGACGCAGTGCTTTGTGACGGCGGTAGAAAAGGACCCTGTCAGACTTGCGATGGCAAAACGAAATGTCGAGGTTTATGGCTTTGCAGAACGCGTAGATTTCGTCAATGCCGATGTAACCCAGATACCACTAAAAGCCACCGCCGCCTTTATTGACCCATCTCGACGTGGCAGGGGGCAGCGTGCTAGGAGCCTCGCCGATATAGAGCCTTCCGCCAGTTTTCTTCATCACCTTGCGGATGTTGTTTCAGATGTGGCCATCAAGCTATCGCCAGTGTTCAAAGACGGGGAATTGGAGTCCTTCGATGGGGAGATTGAGTTCATATCCGAAAATGGTGAGTGCAAAGAAGCTGTGGTTTGGCTTGGGGGGCTCAAAACAGCTAGTCGGCGTGCGACAATCCTTCCGTCTCGCGCAACTTTGATAGATGAACCAGTTGAACATGTGCCTGTCAGCGCTCCCGCTGCATATATTTATGAGCCGGATCCGTGTGTTATTCGCGCACATCTTGTCGAACAGCTAGCACATCGGATTGGTGCAGAGAAGATAGACGAGCAAATTGCATATCTTACGTCAGATGAACGGGTATCAACTCCGTTCGCAGACGTTTACCATGTGATTGACCATATGCCTTTCAGTTTGAAGAATATTAAAACCCGCTTGCGAGAGCTAGATGTAGGCAAGGTGATAGTCAAGAAAAGAGGCGTTCCATTTGAGCCGCTCGAAATTGAGCGGCGGCTAAAGCTGCCTGGTAGTAGAGAAGTGTTACTCATTCTTACTCGTGTCGCTGGAAAGCCTTGGGCGTTGATATGCACGCCGGTCACAGAGGGAGCCGAAAGCAAAGCTCCTGCGGCACGTCAGGGGGTTGCTGTTGATTAA